A single region of the Sulfitobacter geojensis genome encodes:
- a CDS encoding Lin0512 family protein encodes MAETLLVEFGMGSSLRRGDYTQAAERAVRDALWHNSINLAELFGFDKSAMRITLDVGVQQPDRVDVEVLKAVFPYGNVTVNVSKGGLDVARPVEQEGGGHPTVMANVALSVGFDMERANG; translated from the coding sequence ATGGCCGAAACGTTACTGGTGGAATTCGGGATGGGATCGTCGCTGCGGCGCGGCGATTACACCCAAGCGGCCGAACGCGCGGTGCGCGACGCGCTGTGGCACAATTCGATCAATCTGGCGGAACTGTTCGGATTTGATAAAAGTGCGATGCGGATCACGCTGGATGTGGGGGTGCAACAGCCGGATCGTGTGGATGTCGAGGTGTTGAAAGCAGTGTTTCCTTACGGGAATGTGACGGTGAATGTCTCGAAAGGCGGGTTGGATGTCGCGCGACCTGTGGAGCAGGAAGGCGGCGGGCATCCCACCGTGATGGCCAATGTCGCGCTGTCTGTGGGCTTTGATATGGAGCGCGCAAATGGGTGA
- a CDS encoding helix-turn-helix transcriptional regulator, whose translation MRRTDRLFDIIQILRDGKLYRAQDIAERLEVSTRTIYRDMDTLSASGVPIEGERGVGYMITQAISLPPLTLTASELEALNLGLAIVGQAADDALKTAAETLADKIDAVLPAQTIAEAEAWKFAVYPFADPTRNLTHMPLLRSAIKARQKVRLTYTSRENAVTSRVIRPLHMEYWGRVWTLTSWCELRNGFRVFRLDLIESAEALPDLFVDEPGKTLADYVP comes from the coding sequence ATGCGCCGCACAGATCGACTTTTTGACATCATCCAGATCCTGCGCGACGGTAAACTCTACCGCGCGCAGGACATTGCCGAACGGCTGGAGGTATCGACCCGCACCATCTACCGCGACATGGACACGCTAAGCGCGTCGGGTGTGCCGATCGAGGGCGAGCGCGGCGTGGGCTATATGATCACCCAAGCCATCAGCCTGCCGCCCTTGACCCTCACCGCATCCGAGTTGGAAGCACTGAACCTCGGGCTGGCGATCGTGGGGCAAGCCGCGGATGACGCGTTGAAAACTGCTGCTGAAACACTGGCAGACAAGATTGACGCGGTGCTGCCCGCACAAACCATCGCGGAGGCAGAGGCCTGGAAATTCGCCGTCTACCCTTTTGCCGATCCGACCCGCAACCTCACGCATATGCCGCTGCTGCGCTCCGCGATCAAAGCCCGCCAAAAGGTCCGCCTGACCTATACCTCACGCGAAAATGCCGTCACCAGCCGCGTGATCCGTCCGCTGCATATGGAATACTGGGGCCGCGTCTGGACCCTGACGTCGTGGTGCGAATTACGAAACGGGTTCCGCGTCTTCCGCCTTGATCTGATCGAAAGCGCCGAAGCCCTGCCCGACCTCTTTGTCGATGAACCGGGCAAGACATTGGCAGATTACGTGCCTTAA
- a CDS encoding ABC transporter ATP-binding protein — MILSPEMAEPSLVPRLEIKDLRRSFAGRTVVDGVSLQIMPGQVTCLLGPSGCGKSTTLRMIAGVEMQDSGTIHVDGKLICDTVFRIPPERREIGLMFQDFALFPHLSVADNVAFGLQGTKAEKRARVEELLARVDLLRFIDGYPHQLSGGEQQRVALARALAPKPRIMLMDEPFSGLDNRLRDGIRDETLSILKEEDTAVLLVTHEPDEAMRMADEIALMRDGRIVQQGAPYNVYTRPLDRAAVAFFSDANVVEATVDGALAQTAFGRFLAPGVADGTRVQIVFRPQHVRIDFDRAGKGPNPTAKEGTPARAVVSRARFMGSESLVEFVMDHDGSTLRATVPNVFLPQPGAVMWLTIPRDRCFVFPFD, encoded by the coding sequence ATGATCTTATCTCCTGAAATGGCCGAGCCGTCGCTTGTGCCGCGCCTTGAAATCAAGGACCTGCGCCGCTCCTTTGCGGGGCGCACCGTTGTCGACGGCGTGTCCTTGCAAATCATGCCGGGGCAGGTGACCTGCTTGTTGGGCCCGTCGGGCTGCGGCAAATCGACGACCTTGCGGATGATCGCAGGCGTTGAAATGCAAGACAGCGGCACGATCCATGTGGATGGCAAGCTGATTTGTGACACGGTGTTCCGCATTCCGCCCGAACGCCGCGAAATCGGTCTGATGTTTCAGGACTTTGCCCTGTTTCCGCATCTGTCGGTGGCGGATAACGTCGCCTTCGGGCTGCAAGGCACCAAGGCCGAAAAACGCGCGCGTGTCGAGGAATTGCTGGCACGGGTAGATCTTTTGCGGTTCATCGACGGTTATCCGCACCAGCTGTCGGGGGGCGAACAACAGCGCGTCGCGCTGGCCCGTGCGCTGGCCCCGAAGCCGCGGATCATGTTGATGGATGAACCGTTTTCGGGGCTGGACAACCGGCTGCGCGACGGCATCCGCGACGAGACCCTGAGCATCCTGAAAGAAGAAGATACCGCCGTTTTGCTGGTCACCCATGAACCGGATGAAGCCATGCGCATGGCGGATGAGATCGCATTGATGCGCGATGGCAGGATCGTGCAGCAGGGTGCGCCCTACAACGTCTATACCCGCCCCCTCGACCGCGCGGCGGTTGCGTTTTTCTCGGATGCGAATGTGGTTGAGGCAACGGTTGACGGGGCGCTGGCACAGACGGCCTTCGGGCGGTTTCTGGCCCCCGGCGTTGCGGACGGCACGCGGGTACAAATCGTGTTCCGCCCCCAACATGTGCGCATCGATTTCGACCGCGCCGGCAAGGGGCCTAACCCGACCGCCAAGGAAGGCACGCCCGCGCGCGCCGTGGTCAGCCGCGCGCGGTTTATGGGGTCGGAAAGTCTGGTCGAGTTTGTGATGGATCATGATGGATCGACCCTGCGGGCGACGGTGCCAAACGTGTTTTTGCCGCAACCGGGTGCGGTGATGTGGCTGACGATCCCGCGTGACCGGTGTTTTGTATTTCCGTTTGATTGA
- a CDS encoding glycosyltransferase family 2 protein, with amino-acid sequence MTATWGISATILAPVRDILGFAAYHLEAGAHRIYIYLDDDNHAAFDALKAHPKIRPTLCDAEWWKGKRPKKHQVRQTHNATHAYRRRAEVDWLIHMDVDEFLVADRHIGDVLAALPADEKTARIRPMEQLAGDGTAFKAFIPNGPDRNRIVADLYPTYGTYIKGGFLSHLAGKCFVRSGLDGVRVQIHNAFQHDEMLKGPESTQGIDLAHCHATSWESWYAAFRYRLEKGSYRPDLAPNRTRDKGGLSMHELFAMIEADSGTAGLRAFFDEVCADTPALRDRLSAHGLLKRAKLDLNTTISKHFPS; translated from the coding sequence GTGACAGCGACTTGGGGGATCAGCGCCACGATCCTCGCGCCGGTCCGCGACATTCTGGGGTTTGCCGCCTACCATCTGGAGGCGGGGGCCCACCGCATCTACATCTATCTGGATGATGACAATCACGCCGCATTTGACGCGCTGAAGGCCCATCCGAAAATCCGCCCCACCCTGTGTGACGCGGAATGGTGGAAAGGCAAACGACCGAAAAAGCATCAGGTGCGTCAGACACATAACGCAACCCACGCCTATCGCCGTCGTGCCGAAGTCGACTGGTTGATCCATATGGATGTCGACGAATTTCTGGTCGCAGACCGCCACATCGGGGACGTTCTGGCAGCTTTACCCGCCGACGAAAAAACCGCACGCATCCGCCCAATGGAACAGCTTGCCGGTGACGGCACCGCGTTCAAAGCTTTTATCCCCAACGGGCCTGACCGGAACAGGATCGTTGCTGATCTATATCCAACTTATGGCACCTATATCAAAGGCGGGTTTTTAAGCCATCTGGCGGGAAAGTGCTTTGTGCGCAGCGGGTTGGACGGGGTGCGCGTGCAAATCCACAACGCATTCCAGCACGACGAGATGCTGAAAGGTCCCGAATCCACCCAAGGCATCGATCTTGCCCATTGCCACGCCACATCTTGGGAAAGCTGGTACGCTGCTTTCCGCTACCGGTTGGAAAAGGGATCGTACCGCCCCGACCTCGCCCCCAACCGTACCCGCGACAAAGGCGGGCTGTCTATGCACGAGCTCTTTGCGATGATCGAAGCGGACAGCGGCACCGCAGGGCTCCGCGCATTTTTTGACGAAGTTTGCGCAGATACGCCCGCCTTGCGGGACCGCTTGTCGGCGCATGGCCTGCTGAAACGGGCGAAACTTGACCTAAATACCACAATTTCCAAGCATTTCCCCAGCTAG
- a CDS encoding peptide chain release factor 3, translated as MLDTTTNRPELPPEIARRRTFAIISHPDAGKTTLTEKFLLFGGAIQMAGQVRAKGEARRTRSDFMAMEKDRGISVSASAMSFDFTSKDNVFRFNLVDTPGHSDFSEDTYRTLTAVDAAVMVIDGAKGVESQTQKLFEVCRMRDLPILTFCNKMDRESRDVFEIIDEIQQNLAIDVTPASWPIGVGRDFIGCYDILRDRLELMDRADRNKVSESIEINGLDDPKLAEHVPAALLEKLREDLEMVRELMPPLDAELMAEGSLTPIWFGSAINSFGVKELMEGIAKFGPEPQIQKAEPRQILPEENKVSGFVFKVQANMDPKHRDRVAFVRLASGHFQRGMKMTHVRTKKPMAITNPVMFLASDRELAEEAWAGDIIGIPNHGQLRIGDTLTEGEALRVTGIPSFAPELLQGVRAGDPLKSKHLEKALMQFAEEGAAKVFKPSIGSGFVVGVVGQLQFEVLASRIELEYGLPVRFEQSQFTSARWVNGDKPAVDKFTQANPQHIAHDHDGDIVYLTRLQWDIDRVERDYPDVRLTSTKEMMV; from the coding sequence ATGCTGGACACCACCACAAACCGCCCCGAGCTGCCGCCAGAGATCGCGCGCCGGCGGACCTTTGCCATTATCAGTCACCCTGACGCAGGTAAAACCACGCTGACGGAAAAGTTCCTGCTGTTCGGCGGGGCGATCCAGATGGCCGGTCAGGTCCGCGCCAAAGGCGAAGCCCGCCGCACGCGCTCCGACTTTATGGCGATGGAAAAGGACCGCGGCATTTCGGTTTCGGCCTCTGCCATGTCGTTCGATTTCACCAGCAAAGACAACGTGTTCCGTTTCAATCTGGTCGACACGCCCGGCCACTCCGACTTTTCCGAAGACACTTACCGCACGCTGACTGCGGTCGATGCTGCGGTGATGGTGATCGACGGGGCCAAAGGCGTTGAAAGCCAGACGCAGAAACTGTTCGAAGTCTGCCGCATGCGCGATCTGCCGATCCTGACGTTTTGTAACAAGATGGACCGTGAAAGCCGCGACGTTTTCGAAATTATCGACGAAATCCAGCAGAACCTTGCCATTGACGTCACCCCCGCCAGCTGGCCCATCGGCGTGGGCCGCGATTTTATCGGGTGTTACGATATCCTGCGCGACCGGTTGGAATTGATGGACCGCGCGGATCGCAACAAAGTATCCGAATCTATCGAAATCAACGGGCTGGATGACCCCAAGCTGGCCGAACATGTGCCGGCTGCACTGCTTGAAAAGCTCCGCGAAGATCTTGAAATGGTGCGCGAGCTGATGCCGCCGCTGGACGCGGAGTTGATGGCCGAAGGGTCGCTGACCCCGATCTGGTTCGGCTCTGCGATCAACTCCTTCGGGGTGAAGGAACTGATGGAAGGCATCGCCAAATTCGGGCCCGAGCCGCAGATCCAGAAGGCCGAGCCACGCCAGATCCTGCCGGAAGAAAACAAGGTTTCCGGCTTTGTTTTCAAGGTTCAGGCGAATATGGACCCTAAACACCGCGACCGCGTTGCGTTTGTGCGCCTTGCCTCGGGCCACTTTCAGCGCGGCATGAAAATGACCCATGTGCGCACCAAGAAACCGATGGCGATCACCAATCCGGTGATGTTCCTTGCCTCGGACCGCGAACTGGCCGAAGAAGCATGGGCCGGCGACATTATCGGCATTCCCAACCACGGCCAATTGCGCATCGGTGACACGTTAACCGAAGGGGAAGCTTTGCGCGTTACAGGTATCCCGTCCTTTGCGCCCGAACTCCTCCAAGGCGTGCGTGCGGGCGACCCGTTAAAGTCGAAGCATCTGGAAAAAGCCCTGATGCAATTTGCCGAAGAAGGTGCCGCGAAAGTCTTTAAACCCTCCATCGGCTCCGGCTTTGTCGTGGGGGTGGTAGGCCAGTTGCAGTTCGAGGTTCTCGCCAGCCGGATCGAGCTGGAATATGGCTTGCCCGTACGGTTTGAACAATCACAATTCACCTCTGCGCGCTGGGTGAACGGGGACAAGCCTGCGGTGGACAAATTCACCCAAGCCAACCCGCAACATATCGCCCACGACCATGACGGCGACATTGTTTACCTGACCCGCCTACAGTGGGACATTGATCGGGTCGAACGAGACTATCCCGATGTGCGCCTGACCTCGACCAAGGAAATGATGGTGTGA
- a CDS encoding sodium:proline symporter produces MQTTVLIVLFAAILLASLLAAPRRASVDGFFGGLGVRGRAPGLWVLVLSQVTTWIFARSLMNAAILGYYYGIAGTLAYAAYYGSFLSGGFIVARLRAGGARSMQDWLAARFGPVGTGCYNLVIALRLLSEVFANLLVVGLIFNAVLAGSGTGAILIVAALGLAYSAWGGLSAALRTDVVQMLVFLVVFGLAFMALITSPGFDLGAVVTASGASGAYNGWVLLVVAALQVFSYPAHDPVMMDRGFIADEVTTKASFLHAFWISTLCIIGFGFFGIQASLTGAAYEGELIGTWAAMFPPWVFVALMVSLLVSALSTLDSALASAARLVVEELRLAPRTLTGGRVVMLGFMVAGTALTLWGNATLFDAVAVTGTASMFLTPVLIVGLVMRREVALWGYLVAFGAAALGAFAYFARSWEMFAAVLPEGHKYEQLLVICLVVLGVGFAGVLAAMRRG; encoded by the coding sequence ATGCAAACCACTGTTCTTATTGTACTCTTCGCCGCAATTTTGCTGGCCAGTCTGTTGGCCGCGCCAAGACGCGCGTCGGTTGACGGTTTTTTCGGTGGGCTTGGCGTCAGGGGCCGTGCACCGGGCCTGTGGGTTCTGGTGCTGTCACAGGTCACCACGTGGATTTTTGCACGCTCGCTTATGAACGCCGCCATTCTGGGGTATTATTACGGGATCGCGGGCACCCTGGCCTATGCGGCCTATTACGGATCTTTCCTGAGCGGCGGTTTCATCGTGGCGCGCCTGCGGGCGGGCGGGGCGCGGTCGATGCAGGACTGGCTAGCGGCGCGGTTCGGGCCGGTTGGCACGGGCTGTTACAATCTGGTGATCGCGCTGCGGCTTTTGTCCGAGGTGTTTGCCAATCTGCTGGTAGTCGGGCTGATCTTTAATGCCGTGCTGGCGGGCAGCGGCACAGGGGCGATCCTGATCGTTGCAGCACTTGGACTGGCCTATTCCGCATGGGGGGGCTTGTCGGCTGCGTTGCGTACGGATGTTGTGCAAATGCTGGTGTTCCTTGTGGTCTTTGGTTTGGCCTTCATGGCCTTGATCACCAGCCCCGGTTTCGATCTGGGGGCGGTAGTGACCGCCTCTGGCGCGTCGGGCGCCTATAACGGCTGGGTTCTCTTGGTGGTCGCCGCGTTGCAGGTGTTTTCCTATCCCGCCCATGATCCGGTGATGATGGATCGCGGATTTATCGCCGATGAGGTCACCACCAAAGCGTCGTTCCTGCATGCTTTCTGGATCTCGACCCTGTGCATCATCGGTTTCGGGTTTTTCGGCATTCAGGCCAGCCTGACCGGTGCCGCCTATGAGGGCGAGCTGATCGGGACATGGGCCGCAATGTTCCCGCCTTGGGTCTTTGTTGCTCTCATGGTGTCGCTTCTGGTGTCTGCGCTCAGCACGCTGGATTCGGCGCTTGCCTCTGCGGCGCGGCTGGTGGTCGAGGAGCTGCGCCTTGCGCCGCGCACATTGACTGGCGGGCGGGTTGTGATGCTGGGTTTCATGGTCGCCGGCACGGCGCTGACCCTTTGGGGCAATGCGACGCTGTTTGATGCGGTTGCGGTCACTGGCACAGCGTCCATGTTCCTGACGCCGGTTTTGATTGTCGGGCTGGTGATGCGGCGCGAGGTGGCGCTATGGGGCTATCTGGTGGCCTTTGGTGCGGCAGCCTTGGGTGCATTTGCGTATTTCGCGCGCAGCTGGGAGATGTTTGCGGCCGTACTGCCCGAGGGGCACAAATACGAACAGCTGCTGGTGATTTGTCTGGTCGTTTTGGGCGTCGGGTTTGCAGGGGTGCTTGCGGCGATGCGGCGGGGCTGA
- a CDS encoding SDR family oxidoreductase, translating to MDLGIKGKTALVCASSKGLGLGCAEALAEAGVNLVMNARGAEALEASAERLRSTYGVNVTTVAADVATDEGQAAVIAAAADVDILVNNAGGPPPGMWSDWDREDFIKALDANMLAPIALIKALVPGMMDRGWGRVVNITSQSVRAPIGVLGLSNSARTGLTGYVAGTSRQVAGSGVTINNLLPGIHATDRADALDGAVVKSRNISLEDARSERAATIPAGRYGTRQEFGAACAFLCSTHAGFIVGQNLLLDGGATNITM from the coding sequence ATGGATTTAGGGATCAAAGGCAAAACCGCACTGGTATGTGCATCATCCAAAGGGCTGGGGCTGGGCTGTGCCGAAGCGCTGGCAGAGGCTGGTGTCAATCTGGTGATGAACGCCCGCGGCGCAGAGGCGCTTGAGGCGTCAGCCGAGCGCTTGCGCAGCACCTATGGTGTAAACGTCACAACGGTAGCGGCGGATGTCGCGACCGACGAAGGTCAGGCCGCGGTGATCGCGGCAGCGGCGGATGTGGATATTCTGGTCAACAATGCGGGCGGCCCCCCTCCGGGCATGTGGTCCGACTGGGACCGCGAAGATTTCATCAAGGCATTGGACGCCAATATGCTGGCCCCGATTGCCCTGATCAAAGCGTTGGTGCCTGGCATGATGGACCGTGGCTGGGGCCGCGTCGTAAACATCACGTCGCAATCCGTGCGCGCGCCGATTGGCGTGCTGGGCCTGAGCAATTCGGCTCGCACCGGTTTGACCGGCTATGTCGCGGGCACCTCGCGTCAGGTTGCGGGATCCGGTGTCACAATCAACAACCTGTTGCCGGGTATTCACGCCACGGACCGCGCTGATGCGTTGGACGGGGCGGTGGTTAAATCGCGCAACATCTCGCTTGAGGATGCGCGTAGTGAACGCGCCGCAACCATTCCGGCGGGCCGTTACGGCACCCGTCAGGAATTCGGCGCGGCCTGTGCCTTCCTCTGTTCGACCCACGCGGGGTTCATCGTGGGGCAAAACCTGTTGCTGGATGGCGGTGCAACCAACATCACGATGTAA
- a CDS encoding Hint domain-containing protein, giving the protein MARSRPAPAQVLPVYRAEDFVASDGANMGDALSFASELILDDIYELPFGTAPLRLGVLAGQDTHFRISPDSETGTARATLVLDSALSFMSDDGGMHDALLMVEVDSDGNAAQIYLVPLTALRSGVEYRLVGIDTDTARQKFAQVACVSFTRGTHITLSSGEQRLIENLNIGDRILTRDDGVQAVRWIGQTTVRAVGDFAPIKIQAGTLNNEHDLIVSPDHRLFIYQRSDEVGAGRAEILVKARHLVNGSSVTVMDGGFVDYFQLLFDSHQIVYAEGIAAETMLIDTRTKPVLPDELSASLGDVIPGHSDLPHAGLDVSEAMLDRPDMAELLRKASTR; this is encoded by the coding sequence ATGGCCCGTTCAAGACCCGCCCCCGCGCAAGTTCTGCCGGTCTACCGCGCAGAGGATTTCGTGGCCTCGGACGGGGCGAACATGGGCGATGCTTTGTCCTTCGCCAGTGAACTTATCCTTGATGACATCTATGAACTGCCTTTTGGCACAGCCCCGCTGCGACTGGGCGTGCTGGCCGGTCAGGACACCCATTTTCGCATTTCCCCGGACAGCGAAACCGGCACAGCGCGCGCGACGCTGGTGCTCGACAGCGCGCTCAGCTTCATGTCCGATGATGGTGGCATGCATGACGCGCTGCTGATGGTCGAAGTCGACAGCGACGGCAATGCCGCGCAGATCTATCTGGTGCCTCTGACAGCGCTGCGCAGCGGCGTTGAATACCGGCTTGTCGGTATTGATACCGACACCGCGCGCCAGAAATTCGCGCAAGTCGCCTGCGTATCGTTTACACGCGGCACCCATATCACCCTGTCGTCCGGTGAACAGCGCCTGATCGAAAACCTGAACATCGGGGACCGCATTTTGACGCGCGATGACGGCGTGCAGGCCGTACGTTGGATCGGGCAGACCACCGTGCGCGCCGTTGGTGATTTCGCCCCGATCAAGATACAGGCCGGCACTTTGAACAACGAACACGACCTGATCGTCAGCCCCGATCACCGCCTGTTCATCTATCAACGCAGTGATGAGGTGGGCGCAGGGCGTGCGGAAATTCTGGTCAAGGCGCGTCATCTGGTGAACGGGTCATCTGTCACGGTGATGGACGGCGGTTTTGTCGATTATTTCCAATTGCTGTTTGACAGCCACCAGATCGTCTATGCCGAAGGCATCGCCGCCGAGACCATGTTGATCGACACACGCACCAAACCTGTGTTGCCGGATGAATTATCCGCCAGCCTTGGTGACGTCATTCCGGGCCACTCCGACCTGCCGCATGCAGGGCTTGACGTGAGCGAGGCGATGCTCGACCGGCCTGATATGGCCGAATTGCTGCGCAAGGCGTCGACACGCTAA
- a CDS encoding Lin0512 family protein, whose translation MGDLTNMHRVIIEMGMGNDLHGMDYTKAAGRAIDDALRHSSLPLFAVTGVAHEEMQVQVTIGVQEPDKLDLAALTAKLPRGKAEVRAVQGGLNVPAGGETIVVAQASVEAFLPLQSGWQLKA comes from the coding sequence ATGGGTGATTTGACAAACATGCACCGCGTCATCATCGAAATGGGTATGGGCAACGACCTGCACGGGATGGATTACACCAAGGCGGCGGGCCGGGCGATTGACGACGCGCTGCGCCACTCATCTCTGCCGCTTTTCGCCGTGACGGGCGTTGCGCATGAAGAGATGCAGGTGCAGGTGACAATCGGTGTGCAGGAACCGGACAAACTGGATCTGGCGGCGCTGACGGCAAAACTGCCCCGTGGCAAGGCCGAGGTACGCGCCGTGCAGGGCGGGCTGAACGTGCCGGCGGGGGGCGAAACGATTGTAGTCGCGCAGGCGTCGGTCGAGGCGTTTCTGCCGCTGCAATCCGGCTGGCAACTGAAAGCTTAA
- the tatA gene encoding twin-arginine translocase TatA/TatE family subunit translates to MLNNIGLPGLLLIAVVVLVLFGRGKISSLMGEVGKGITSFKKGINEGEKELADDTNTVETEVVAENDTTKDKV, encoded by the coding sequence ATGTTGAATAATATTGGTTTGCCGGGCCTTTTGCTGATCGCGGTTGTGGTCTTGGTGCTGTTCGGGCGCGGCAAGATTTCCAGCCTGATGGGCGAAGTCGGCAAAGGCATCACCAGCTTTAAAAAGGGCATCAACGAAGGCGAAAAAGAACTGGCCGACGATACCAACACCGTCGAGACCGAAGTTGTCGCCGAAAACGATACGACCAAAGACAAGGTTTAA
- the tatB gene encoding Sec-independent protein translocase protein TatB, whose amino-acid sequence MFDLGWTELLVIGIVALIVVGPKDLPILFRKVGQFVGKAKGMAREFSSAMNDAADDSGMREMSTSINKSLKAATNPVGTAMDGVKTAAKSLTDLDPESETGKLSAERAANAKKIQAAGARAAAERKQREAAEAMAKAEELEAAATPPAAEKE is encoded by the coding sequence ATGTTCGATCTGGGCTGGACCGAACTGCTGGTCATCGGGATCGTGGCGCTGATTGTGGTCGGCCCCAAGGATCTGCCGATCCTGTTTCGCAAGGTCGGGCAGTTTGTGGGCAAGGCCAAGGGAATGGCGCGCGAGTTCTCTTCTGCGATGAACGATGCGGCGGATGACAGCGGCATGCGCGAAATGTCCACATCGATCAATAAATCGCTCAAGGCGGCGACCAATCCGGTGGGCACGGCGATGGACGGGGTGAAAACCGCGGCCAAATCCCTGACCGATCTCGACCCTGAAAGCGAAACCGGCAAGCTGTCGGCGGAACGTGCGGCGAACGCCAAGAAAATTCAGGCAGCAGGTGCGCGGGCAGCGGCCGAACGCAAACAGCGCGAGGCGGCCGAAGCGATGGCCAAAGCCGAAGAGCTTGAGGCAGCAGCAACGCCCCCTGCGGCGGAAAAAGAGTAA
- a CDS encoding saccharopine dehydrogenase family protein has translation MADFDIIIYGATGFTGRLVAEYIHNTYPDLAWAMAGRSGAKLAQVRDEMGLPADTPLVEADASDPASLDAMVARTKCVITTVGPYLLYGEPLVAACAASGTDYVDLSGEPPFMWDMIEKYDAKAKETGARIVHSCGFDSIPFDMGVWFLQQEAMKRFGAPLKDVKGRVRGMKGTFSGGTAASGKETMKLAMGDPDVMKKLVSSFALTPGFEGPKQPYGNKPYEDADFGIWVAPFVMASINTKNVHRSNLLMGHPYGTDFTYEEMMFTGKGEKGEAIANGIAKSDPMADSGVKPGEGPSKEERENGSYDLMFTGTSAGGERIIVGVKGDRDPGYGSTSKMLTEAAMCLLNEVADAPGGVLTSAPVFGQAIVDRLQKSAGITFTVEA, from the coding sequence ATGGCCGACTTCGACATCATCATCTACGGCGCGACCGGATTTACCGGCCGTCTGGTCGCTGAATACATCCACAACACCTATCCTGATCTCGCATGGGCGATGGCGGGGCGTAGTGGCGCGAAACTGGCGCAGGTGCGCGACGAAATGGGCCTGCCCGCAGATACCCCGCTGGTCGAGGCCGATGCGTCAGACCCTGCCAGCCTTGACGCGATGGTTGCGCGCACGAAATGTGTGATCACCACGGTCGGCCCTTACCTGCTGTATGGCGAACCGCTGGTTGCGGCCTGCGCGGCTTCAGGTACGGATTATGTCGACCTGTCCGGCGAGCCGCCTTTCATGTGGGACATGATCGAAAAATACGACGCGAAAGCCAAAGAGACCGGTGCCCGCATCGTGCATTCCTGCGGCTTTGATTCCATCCCCTTCGACATGGGCGTCTGGTTCCTGCAACAAGAAGCGATGAAACGTTTCGGCGCGCCGTTGAAAGACGTCAAAGGCCGCGTGCGCGGCATGAAGGGTACTTTTTCAGGCGGCACCGCAGCGTCGGGCAAGGAAACCATGAAACTTGCCATGGGCGATCCCGATGTGATGAAAAAGCTGGTGTCGTCCTTTGCGCTGACGCCCGGTTTCGAAGGCCCCAAACAGCCCTACGGCAACAAACCTTACGAAGACGCGGATTTCGGGATCTGGGTGGCGCCGTTTGTCATGGCGAGCATCAACACCAAAAACGTGCACCGTTCCAACCTGTTGATGGGGCACCCCTATGGCACAGATTTTACATATGAAGAAATGATGTTCACCGGCAAAGGCGAAAAAGGCGAAGCGATTGCAAACGGCATCGCCAAGTCTGACCCGATGGCCGACAGCGGGGTCAAACCGGGCGAAGGCCCGTCCAAAGAAGAGCGCGAAAACGGTAGCTATGATCTGATGTTTACCGGCACGTCTGCGGGCGGCGAGCGCATCATCGTGGGCGTCAAAGGGGACCGCGATCCGGGCTATGGCTCCACCTCGAAGATGTTGACCGAAGCGGCCATGTGTCTGCTGAACGAGGTCGCTGATGCACCCGGTGGCGTGCTGACTTCTGCCCCTGTGTTCGGACAGGCGATCGTCGACAGGCTGCAAAAAAGCGCCGGCATCACCTTTACCGTCGAGGCGTAA